The following is a genomic window from Acidimicrobiia bacterium.
TGGGCGCCGACTGGTACGAGCGGGGCGGCGTGTTCGCGGGCACCAACCTCAACAAGCGGGATGTGACGCTGGACCTCACCACCGCCGAAGGCCGGGCGCTGCTGCGGCCGCTCCTCGAGCGGGCCGACGTGCTCCTCGAGAACTTCTCGGCCCGGGTGGTCGAGCAGTTCGACCTCGGCTACGAGCAGGTCCGCGCCCTGAAGCCGGACATCGTCATGGTGCGCATGCCGGGGTTCGGGCTCGTCGGACCGTGGCGCGACTATGTGGGCTGGGCCATGGTGATCGAGCAGGCCACGGGCATGGCCAGCGTGACCGGCCCGGCGGCGCGGCCGATGCACCCGGGCGGGCTCGCCGACCCCGTCATCGGGATGCACGCCGCCGTCGCCGTGCAGGCCGCGCTCCGACACCGGGAGCGCACCGGCGCCGGGCAGCTCATCGAGGTCGCCCAGCTCGAGACCGGCGCCAACCTGACCGCGGAGCTCGTCCTCGAGTGGTCGGCGCGCCGGCGCGTCGTGCCGCGGCTCGCCAACCGCGACCCGCACGTCGCGCCCCAGGGCGTGTACCCGTGCCCGGCGGGGGAGCGAGGCCCGGAGTGGGTGGCGATCACCGTCGCCGACGACGACCAGTGGGACGCCTTCGCCGCCACGCTCGAGCGGCCCGACTGGCGCGCCGACGCCGCCCTGGCCGACGCCGCCGGCCGGCGCGGCCGGCAAGCCGAGCTCGACGCTGCCGTCGCGGCGTGGACCGAGGCCCGGCCGGTCGGCGAGACCGTCGCCGCGCTCACCGGCGCGGGCGTACCCGCGGCCCGGGTGCTCACGGTGCCGTGGATGTTCGATGACCCGCAGCTCGCCGCCCGCGGCTACTACGTCGCCCTCGACCACCCGCGCACGGGTCGCCGGCGCTACCCCGGCTGGCCGATGCGCTTCTCCTTCTCCGACGTCCAGCAGCGCTTCGGCGCCCCGACCCTCGGCCAGCACAACGCCGCCGTCCTCGGCGGCGAGCTCGGCCGCTCCGCCGACGAGCTGGCGGCGCTGGCCCGCGCCGGGGTCATCGGCGACCGGCTGGCCACGTGAGCGCCGGTGGCAGGCTCACGCCGCCGCCGGTAGATTGAAACGCGTTCTATGTTTCTCGGGTACACCGACGAGCAGCGGGCCCTGCGCAAAGAGCTCCGCGAGTACTTCGCCGCCCTGCTGACCCCGGAGGTGCGCGCCGAGCTCGGCCACGCCGGCGAGGGCAACCCGCAGTTCCGCGCCCTGGTCCGGCGCCTCGGCGCCGACGGCTGGCTCGGGCTCGGCTGGCCGAAGCAGTACGGCGGGCAGGGCCGCGACGCCATCGACCAGTTCATCCTCTTCGACGAGGTGCAGCGGGCCGGCGCCCCGTTCCCGTTCGTGACCGTCAACACCGTCGGGCCGACGCTCATGGCCTTCGGCACCGAGGAGCAGAAGCACCACTACCTGCCGGGGATCCTGAGCGGCGACATCAACTTCGCCATCGGGTACACCGAGCCGGAGGCCGGCACGGACCTCGCCTCGCTCCGCACCCGTGCCGTCCGTGACGGCGACGAGTGGCGCATCAACGGCAACAAGGTGTTCACGAGCGGCGCCAACCAGGCGGACTATGTCTGGCTGGCCTGCCGCACGGACCCCGAGGCGCCGAAGCACAAGGGCATCTCGATCATCATCGTGTCAACCGACTCGGCCGGGTTCTCGTGCACGCCCATCGTCACCGTCGGGAGCAACGTCACCCAGGCCACCTACTACGACGACGTGCGGGTCCCGGCGGGGAACCTCGTCGGCGAGGTGAACGGCGGCTGGCGCCTGATCACGAACCAGCTGAACCATGAGCGCGTGGGCCTCGCCGCGCTCGGCGGCCTCACGCACCGCCTCTACGACGACGTCGTCGACTGGTGCCGGACCACCGATTCCGGCGAGGGGCTCGGGCGCACCATGCTCGACGTGCCGTGGGTGCAGCTGGACCTCGCTCGCGCCCACGCGCGGCTCGAGGCGATGAAGCTCCTGAACTGGCGCATGGCCGCGGCGGTGGCCGCCGACCGGCTCACGCCGAGCGACGCGTCGGCGGCGAAGATCTACGGGGTCGAGACCCAGGTCGAGGCCTGCCGGCTCTTCCTCGGCATCCTCGGCCCCGTCGGCTACCTGCGCGAGGGCTCACCCGGCGCGGCCCTGCACGGGGAGGTCGAGCGCGCCGCCCGCGCCGCGCAGATCAACACCTTCGGCGGCGGGGTGCTCGAGGTGCTCCGCGAGATGGTGGCCAGCGCCGGTCTCGGCATGGCCCGCCGGGCCCGGTAGGAGGCGGCGTGACGACGACCGACACCGACGAGCGGGCGGCCTTCCTCGCCCGGCTGCGCGCCTACGAGGGCCTCGAGGTCGGCGTCGAGGTGGGCGCCGACGCGGTGAACCAGCCGATGATCCGCCACTGGGTGGAGGCGATCGGCGACGAGAACCCCGTCTACGTCGACCCCGACGCGGCCGCCGCCTCGGTCCACGGCCAGGTGATCGCG
Proteins encoded in this region:
- a CDS encoding acyl-CoA dehydrogenase family protein is translated as MFLGYTDEQRALRKELREYFAALLTPEVRAELGHAGEGNPQFRALVRRLGADGWLGLGWPKQYGGQGRDAIDQFILFDEVQRAGAPFPFVTVNTVGPTLMAFGTEEQKHHYLPGILSGDINFAIGYTEPEAGTDLASLRTRAVRDGDEWRINGNKVFTSGANQADYVWLACRTDPEAPKHKGISIIIVSTDSAGFSCTPIVTVGSNVTQATYYDDVRVPAGNLVGEVNGGWRLITNQLNHERVGLAALGGLTHRLYDDVVDWCRTTDSGEGLGRTMLDVPWVQLDLARAHARLEAMKLLNWRMAAAVAADRLTPSDASAAKIYGVETQVEACRLFLGILGPVGYLREGSPGAALHGEVERAARAAQINTFGGGVLEVLREMVASAGLGMARRAR
- a CDS encoding CoA transferase, with amino-acid sequence GADWYERGGVFAGTNLNKRDVTLDLTTAEGRALLRPLLERADVLLENFSARVVEQFDLGYEQVRALKPDIVMVRMPGFGLVGPWRDYVGWAMVIEQATGMASVTGPAARPMHPGGLADPVIGMHAAVAVQAALRHRERTGAGQLIEVAQLETGANLTAELVLEWSARRRVVPRLANRDPHVAPQGVYPCPAGERGPEWVAITVADDDQWDAFAATLERPDWRADAALADAAGRRGRQAELDAAVAAWTEARPVGETVAALTGAGVPAARVLTVPWMFDDPQLAARGYYVALDHPRTGRRRYPGWPMRFSFSDVQQRFGAPTLGQHNAAVLGGELGRSADELAALARAGVIGDRLAT